A genomic segment from Oncorhynchus keta strain PuntledgeMale-10-30-2019 chromosome 9, Oket_V2, whole genome shotgun sequence encodes:
- the dtwd2 gene encoding tRNA-uridine aminocarboxypropyltransferase 2 produces the protein MFHTFVMDTTCQSLSNLSLNHPLAPVEYANCGSSSSQDDEDGFGDLRSLPVDVCERRPTCLRCCRPQKVCLCPFLPVHPLEVSTCLYIVQHPAEESRALRTVPLLAACLPPGKCKVLVGRRFNEERNPELAAVCRDSRTLILYPGPDAQNLEELVQKQDQDRMGEQFVRAVGPNVIIIDGTWSQAKDMFLRNTLLHQPKQVQLSRSEQTSQYVIRSQPSNICLSTLECAAVTLSILERNEAIQEVLLKPLQALCSFQLQHGALVHHSKEHLIRHGIYHKQMPTNKRKIKRMENLITNQHICPR, from the exons ATGTTCCATACATTTGTAATGGACACAACATGCCAAAGTCTCTCAAATCTTTCCCTAAACCACCCTCTTGCTCCAGTTGAATATGCCAATTGTGGCAGCTCTTCTTCGCAAGATGACGAAGACGGCTTTGGGGATCTGCGATCTCTGCCTGTAGATGTCTGCGAGAGACGACCCACATGTTTACGATGTTG CCGTCCCCAGAAGGTGTGTCTCTGCCCGTTCCTGCCAGTCCACCCCCTGGAGGTCTCCACGTGTCTGTACATCGTACAGCATcctgcagag GAGAGTCGAGCGCTTCGTACCGTCCCTCTCCTTGCTGCATGTTTGCCCCCAGGAAAATGCAAGGTCTTGGTGGGAAGGAGATTCAATGAAGAGAG GAACCCAGAGCTGGCTGCAGTGTGTCGAGATAGCAGAACCCTGATACTGTACCCGGGACCAGATGCTCAGAACCTGGAGGAGCTAGTCCAGAAACAAGACCAGGACAGGATGGGAGAGCAATTTGTGAGGGCAGTGGGACCCAATGTCATTATCATCGATGGCACCTGGAGCCAGGCAAAAGATATGTTCCTCAGAAACACCCTGCTCCACCAGCCCAAACAG GTACAGCTGAGCAGGAGTGAGCAGACTAGCCAGTATGTGATCCGTTCTCAGCCATCTAACATCTGCCTGTCCACCCTGGAGTGTGCTGCTGTCACCCTGTCCATCCTAGAGAGGAACGAAGCAATACAGGAG GTTCTGTTGAAGCCTCTGCAGGCACTGTGCTCTTTCCAGCTGCAGCATGGGGCCCTGGTCCACCACAGCAAGGAACACCTGATACGACACGGCATTTACCACAAACAAATGCCCACGAACAAACGCAAGATCAAGAGAATGGAGAATCTTATTACTAACCAGCACATCTGCCCTAGATGA
- the tia1 gene encoding nucleolysin TIA-1 isoform X2 codes for MMDDETPKTLYVGNLSRDVTEALIMQLFGQIGPCKSCKMIVDTAGNDPYCFVEFYEHRHAASSLAAMNGRKIMGKEVKVNWATTPSSQKKDTSNHFHVFVGDLSPEITTDDIKAAFAPFGRISDARVVKDMATGKSKGYGFVSFFNKWDAENAIQQMGGQWLGGRQIRTNWATRKPPAPKATYETNTKHLSFEEVVNQSSPSNCTVYCGGVTTGLTEQLMRQTFTPFGQIMEIRVFPDKGYSFVRFNSHEGAAHAIVSVNGTSIDGHVVKCYWGKETTDMVSPMQQVQMPQQNKIGFAAQPYGQYAQWYGNAQQIGQYVPNGWQVPTYGVYGQAWNQQGFNHLQAGAGWTGVGAVSNGGVVEPGQGVNGTVLANQSGMGTAGYHTH; via the exons ATGATGGACGACGAAACACCCAAGACCCT GTATGTTGGGAACCTGTCCCGGGATGTGACTGAAGCCCTCATCATGCAGCTGTTTGGACAGATCGGCCCCTGCAAGAGCTGTAAAATGATAGTAGAC ACGGCAGGTAATGACCCATACTGCTTTGTGGAGTTCTACGAACACAGGCACGCTGCCTCGTCACTCGCAGCCATGAATGGTCGTAAAATAATGGGTAAG GAGGTCAAGGTGAACTGGGCCACAACCCCTAGCAGCCAGAAGAAAGACACAAGCA ATCACTTCCATGTTTTCGTTGGAGACCTCAGTCCTGAAATCACCACGGATGACATCAAGGCTGCTTTCGCCCCCTTTGGGAGGATATC TGATGCTCGAGTGGTGAAAGACATGGCTACTGGCAAATCTAAAGGCTATGGCTTTGTGTCCTTCTTCAACAAATGG GATGCAGAGAATGCCATCCAACAGATGGGAGGTCAGTGGTTGGGAGGACGGCAGATCAGGACTAACTGGGCCACCAGGAAGCCCCCTGCGCCCAAAGCCACCTACGAga CAAACACCAAACACCTGTCGTTTGAAGAGGTTGTGAACCAGTCCAGTCCCAGCAACTGTACCGTCTACTGTGGAGGTGTCACAACAGGCCTCACAG AGCAACTGATGAGGCAGACCTTCACCCCCTTCGGTCAGATCATGGAGATCAGAGTTTTCCCAGACAAAGGCTACTCATTTGTGAG GTTCAACTCCCACGAGGGAGCGGCCCACGCCATAGTGTCAGTGAACGGGACGTCCATAGATGGTCATGTGGTGAAGTGTTACTGGGGGAAAGAAACCACAGACATGGTCAGCCCCATGCAGCAGGTACAGATGCCTCAG CAGAACAAAATAGGTTTTGCAGCGCAGCCCTACGGCCAGTATGCCCAGTGGTACGGTAACGCCCAGCAGATTGGCCAATACGTCCCAAACGGGTGGCAGGTGCCCACCTACGGAGTCTATGGACAGGCCTGGAACCAGCAGGGATTCAA CCATTTACAGGCGGGTGCCGGGTGGACGGGTGTGGGAGCCGTCAgtaatggtggtgtggtggagccTGGACAGGGAGTCAATGGGACTGTGCTGGCCAACCAGTCCGGCATGGGCACCGCTGGCTACCACACCCACTGA
- the tia1 gene encoding nucleolysin TIA-1 isoform X1 — protein MMDDETPKTLYVGNLSRDVTEALIMQLFGQIGPCKSCKMIVDTAGNDPYCFVEFYEHRHAASSLAAMNGRKIMGKEVKVNWATTPSSQKKDTSNHFHVFVGDLSPEITTDDIKAAFAPFGRISDARVVKDMATGKSKGYGFVSFFNKWDAENAIQQMGGQWLGGRQIRTNWATRKPPAPKATYETNTKHLSFEEVVNQSSPSNCTVYCGGVTTGLTEQLMRQTFTPFGQIMEIRVFPDKGYSFVRFNSHEGAAHAIVSVNGTSIDGHVVKCYWGKETTDMVSPMQQVQMPQVRPQQNKIGFAAQPYGQYAQWYGNAQQIGQYVPNGWQVPTYGVYGQAWNQQGFNHLQAGAGWTGVGAVSNGGVVEPGQGVNGTVLANQSGMGTAGYHTH, from the exons ATGATGGACGACGAAACACCCAAGACCCT GTATGTTGGGAACCTGTCCCGGGATGTGACTGAAGCCCTCATCATGCAGCTGTTTGGACAGATCGGCCCCTGCAAGAGCTGTAAAATGATAGTAGAC ACGGCAGGTAATGACCCATACTGCTTTGTGGAGTTCTACGAACACAGGCACGCTGCCTCGTCACTCGCAGCCATGAATGGTCGTAAAATAATGGGTAAG GAGGTCAAGGTGAACTGGGCCACAACCCCTAGCAGCCAGAAGAAAGACACAAGCA ATCACTTCCATGTTTTCGTTGGAGACCTCAGTCCTGAAATCACCACGGATGACATCAAGGCTGCTTTCGCCCCCTTTGGGAGGATATC TGATGCTCGAGTGGTGAAAGACATGGCTACTGGCAAATCTAAAGGCTATGGCTTTGTGTCCTTCTTCAACAAATGG GATGCAGAGAATGCCATCCAACAGATGGGAGGTCAGTGGTTGGGAGGACGGCAGATCAGGACTAACTGGGCCACCAGGAAGCCCCCTGCGCCCAAAGCCACCTACGAga CAAACACCAAACACCTGTCGTTTGAAGAGGTTGTGAACCAGTCCAGTCCCAGCAACTGTACCGTCTACTGTGGAGGTGTCACAACAGGCCTCACAG AGCAACTGATGAGGCAGACCTTCACCCCCTTCGGTCAGATCATGGAGATCAGAGTTTTCCCAGACAAAGGCTACTCATTTGTGAG GTTCAACTCCCACGAGGGAGCGGCCCACGCCATAGTGTCAGTGAACGGGACGTCCATAGATGGTCATGTGGTGAAGTGTTACTGGGGGAAAGAAACCACAGACATGGTCAGCCCCATGCAGCAGGTACAGATGCCTCAGGTAAGACCACAG CAGAACAAAATAGGTTTTGCAGCGCAGCCCTACGGCCAGTATGCCCAGTGGTACGGTAACGCCCAGCAGATTGGCCAATACGTCCCAAACGGGTGGCAGGTGCCCACCTACGGAGTCTATGGACAGGCCTGGAACCAGCAGGGATTCAA CCATTTACAGGCGGGTGCCGGGTGGACGGGTGTGGGAGCCGTCAgtaatggtggtgtggtggagccTGGACAGGGAGTCAATGGGACTGTGCTGGCCAACCAGTCCGGCATGGGCACCGCTGGCTACCACACCCACTGA
- the tia1 gene encoding nucleolysin TIA-1 isoform X3 yields MMDDETPKTLYVGNLSRDVTEALIMQLFGQIGPCKSCKMIVDTAGNDPYCFVEFYEHRHAASSLAAMNGRKIMGKEVKVNWATTPSSQKKDTSNHFHVFVGDLSPEITTDDIKAAFAPFGRISDARVVKDMATGKSKGYGFVSFFNKWDAENAIQQMGGQWLGGRQIRTNWATRKPPAPKATYETNTKHLSFEEVVNQSSPSNCTVYCGGVTTGLTEQLMRQTFTPFGQIMEIRVFPDKGYSFVRFNSHEGAAHAIVSVNGTSIDGHVVKCYWGKETTDMVSPMQQVQMPQNKIGFAAQPYGQYAQWYGNAQQIGQYVPNGWQVPTYGVYGQAWNQQGFNHLQAGAGWTGVGAVSNGGVVEPGQGVNGTVLANQSGMGTAGYHTH; encoded by the exons ATGATGGACGACGAAACACCCAAGACCCT GTATGTTGGGAACCTGTCCCGGGATGTGACTGAAGCCCTCATCATGCAGCTGTTTGGACAGATCGGCCCCTGCAAGAGCTGTAAAATGATAGTAGAC ACGGCAGGTAATGACCCATACTGCTTTGTGGAGTTCTACGAACACAGGCACGCTGCCTCGTCACTCGCAGCCATGAATGGTCGTAAAATAATGGGTAAG GAGGTCAAGGTGAACTGGGCCACAACCCCTAGCAGCCAGAAGAAAGACACAAGCA ATCACTTCCATGTTTTCGTTGGAGACCTCAGTCCTGAAATCACCACGGATGACATCAAGGCTGCTTTCGCCCCCTTTGGGAGGATATC TGATGCTCGAGTGGTGAAAGACATGGCTACTGGCAAATCTAAAGGCTATGGCTTTGTGTCCTTCTTCAACAAATGG GATGCAGAGAATGCCATCCAACAGATGGGAGGTCAGTGGTTGGGAGGACGGCAGATCAGGACTAACTGGGCCACCAGGAAGCCCCCTGCGCCCAAAGCCACCTACGAga CAAACACCAAACACCTGTCGTTTGAAGAGGTTGTGAACCAGTCCAGTCCCAGCAACTGTACCGTCTACTGTGGAGGTGTCACAACAGGCCTCACAG AGCAACTGATGAGGCAGACCTTCACCCCCTTCGGTCAGATCATGGAGATCAGAGTTTTCCCAGACAAAGGCTACTCATTTGTGAG GTTCAACTCCCACGAGGGAGCGGCCCACGCCATAGTGTCAGTGAACGGGACGTCCATAGATGGTCATGTGGTGAAGTGTTACTGGGGGAAAGAAACCACAGACATGGTCAGCCCCATGCAGCAGGTACAGATGCCTCAG AACAAAATAGGTTTTGCAGCGCAGCCCTACGGCCAGTATGCCCAGTGGTACGGTAACGCCCAGCAGATTGGCCAATACGTCCCAAACGGGTGGCAGGTGCCCACCTACGGAGTCTATGGACAGGCCTGGAACCAGCAGGGATTCAA CCATTTACAGGCGGGTGCCGGGTGGACGGGTGTGGGAGCCGTCAgtaatggtggtgtggtggagccTGGACAGGGAGTCAATGGGACTGTGCTGGCCAACCAGTCCGGCATGGGCACCGCTGGCTACCACACCCACTGA